A region of Deltaproteobacteria bacterium DNA encodes the following proteins:
- a CDS encoding DUF1285 domain-containing protein — MDKDKEKIKYRFFIDKRGNWFQDGIKIQHRLTYLYNNRLLDRDGQGRYYVDEGSGKLYVEVEDTPYVVKMVNKRGEDIYLILNDETEERLDFGNLYINGENIPYTKVKNGRFEARFLRPAYYELMKYAKKDGGEYFIELGDSKNYLKRE, encoded by the coding sequence ATGGACAAAGATAAAGAAAAAATTAAATACAGATTCTTCATAGACAAAAGGGGTAACTGGTTTCAGGACGGAATAAAGATTCAGCACAGACTGACCTACCTTTACAATAACAGGCTTCTCGACCGGGACGGGCAAGGGAGGTATTACGTCGATGAAGGAAGCGGCAAGCTGTACGTAGAGGTCGAGGATACGCCTTATGTAGTGAAAATGGTCAATAAACGGGGAGAGGACATCTATTTAATCTTAAACGACGAAACGGAAGAAAGACTCGATTTCGGAAATTTGTATATCAACGGTGAAAACATACCCTACACGAAAGTCAAAAACGGGAGATTCGAGGCCAGGTTCCTGAGGCCCGCTTACTACGAGCTTATGAAATACGCAAAAAAGGATGGCGGCGAATACTTTATCGAGCTCGGCGACTCGAAAAACTATTTAAAAAGAGAATAA
- the hemW gene encoding radical SAM family heme chaperone HemW, whose product MALGLYIHIPYCVKKCPYCDFNSYGVGDRFPEKEYTETLLREIELYEKELRGTRLTSIFFGGGTPSLFDPRNIEKIILKILETASPSGDIEISLEVNPKTADGEKLRNLRRAGVNRISVGVQSFSERKLEFLGRINSPRDSRRILEDVVRAGFGNYNLDLMYGTRGETLAEWDEDLREAVRFGSTHISAYCLTIENGTEFGRQFRAGKLRLPAEGALSRFISYTTDFLEDSGYGQYEISNYARAGYECRHNLLYWKGEDYLGIGAGAHSHMKSSGPSLWGRRWANLRSPALYMKAVGEGKMPLDFTEELSREEALQDEIIMGFRLNEGIDIPSLSGKYGVAPGRERMKSLCEDGFVEFTDETIRLTKKGALLSDEIIVRLISSLE is encoded by the coding sequence ATGGCTTTAGGCTTGTATATTCACATTCCCTACTGCGTGAAAAAGTGCCCTTACTGCGATTTTAATTCATACGGAGTAGGGGACCGCTTCCCGGAGAAAGAATACACCGAAACCCTTCTTCGCGAGATTGAATTGTACGAGAAGGAGCTTCGGGGCACAAGATTGACTTCGATCTTTTTCGGGGGCGGCACTCCGTCTCTGTTCGATCCGCGCAATATAGAAAAAATTATATTGAAAATCCTTGAAACGGCTTCACCCTCCGGGGATATTGAGATTTCCCTCGAGGTTAATCCCAAGACCGCCGACGGGGAGAAGCTAAGGAATCTTCGTCGAGCGGGCGTAAACAGGATAAGCGTCGGTGTACAGTCGTTTTCCGAAAGGAAGCTGGAATTTCTGGGCAGAATAAACTCCCCCCGGGATTCGAGGAGAATTCTCGAGGACGTCGTTCGGGCGGGTTTCGGGAATTATAACCTGGACCTCATGTACGGCACGAGAGGCGAGACCTTAGCTGAATGGGATGAGGACCTGAGGGAGGCGGTACGTTTCGGGTCGACTCATATTTCGGCTTATTGCCTGACCATTGAGAACGGCACCGAGTTCGGCAGACAGTTCAGAGCCGGGAAATTGAGATTGCCCGCGGAGGGAGCCCTTTCCCGATTCATAAGCTACACGACCGATTTTCTCGAGGATTCGGGCTACGGACAGTACGAAATATCGAACTACGCCAGAGCCGGATACGAGTGCAGGCACAATTTGCTCTACTGGAAGGGAGAGGATTATCTGGGTATCGGGGCTGGCGCCCATTCTCACATGAAGAGTTCAGGACCTTCCCTGTGGGGGAGGAGATGGGCGAATCTGAGAAGTCCGGCCCTTTATATGAAGGCAGTCGGAGAGGGTAAAATGCCGCTTGATTTCACCGAGGAGCTTAGCCGGGAGGAGGCTCTTCAAGATGAGATCATAATGGGGTTCAGACTGAATGAGGGTATTGATATCCCTTCTCTGAGCGGGAAGTACGGAGTTGCGCCCGGCAGGGAACGGATGAAATCCCTCTGTGAGGACGGTTTCGTCGAATTTACTGATGAAACGATACGCCTGACCAAAAAAGGGGCGCTTTTATCCGATGAGATAATAGTGAGATTGATAAGCTCCCTTGAGTAG
- a CDS encoding TolC family protein has product MKKGFVMLFAILSLLAGSISDAQEKKLLSLEEAINTALENNPGITVSNADIEISRALVRNSKAPYYPEIKSRIVVPFIGRESGFFLDQMIWDFGRTSNRVKSSKAQLKSSRYNKETTKDNIILNTITSYYTVLSQKHLKEAYEKKVTEFEKRLDRAEGFLKAGRASQIEVTKAEVSLGNARLELLAAENDLETAKLNLMAAMGIEGDFDFELADSVKYGTEEFNLRDSIDKALESRSELKSLEAREAAMRANLDAAKKEFYPLIFGRTAYRFEGEGAETPGFIAGIGLQFPIFEGFSRFADVQDARANLTRVSAEIEKARTDILSEVKQLHLELNLAEENIEVTERTRNSTQESLMLARERYRLDRASEVELAEAESLYASTNATYMQALYNFNITAARLERAIGDFDEYDK; this is encoded by the coding sequence ATGAAAAAGGGCTTTGTTATGTTATTTGCAATCTTAAGCCTCCTGGCGGGCTCAATCTCAGACGCTCAGGAGAAAAAGTTACTGAGCCTGGAAGAAGCCATAAACACCGCGCTTGAAAATAACCCCGGAATAACCGTCTCTAACGCCGATATAGAAATATCCAGGGCGCTGGTCAGAAACTCGAAGGCGCCATATTACCCCGAGATAAAATCCAGAATTGTAGTCCCGTTTATCGGAAGGGAATCCGGATTTTTCCTCGATCAGATGATCTGGGATTTCGGTCGGACCTCGAACAGGGTCAAATCGAGCAAGGCTCAATTGAAATCATCCAGATACAACAAGGAAACCACAAAGGACAATATAATTCTCAATACCATAACGAGCTACTACACTGTGCTCTCACAAAAACACTTGAAGGAAGCTTATGAAAAGAAGGTAACGGAGTTTGAAAAACGACTCGACCGCGCAGAAGGATTTTTAAAGGCCGGCAGGGCCTCCCAAATAGAGGTTACAAAGGCGGAGGTCAGCCTCGGGAATGCCCGGCTTGAGTTGCTGGCGGCGGAAAACGACCTTGAAACGGCCAAACTCAACCTGATGGCCGCTATGGGAATAGAAGGAGACTTCGACTTTGAGCTTGCCGATTCTGTAAAATACGGAACGGAGGAATTTAACTTGCGGGACTCGATCGATAAAGCGCTTGAATCAAGATCCGAATTAAAAAGCCTGGAGGCCCGGGAAGCGGCAATGAGGGCGAATCTGGACGCCGCCAAAAAGGAATTTTATCCCCTCATATTCGGGAGGACAGCATACAGGTTTGAGGGAGAAGGCGCGGAAACACCCGGTTTTATAGCCGGTATCGGCCTTCAATTCCCCATATTCGAGGGCTTTTCGAGGTTCGCGGACGTGCAGGACGCGAGGGCTAATTTAACACGCGTGAGCGCGGAGATTGAGAAAGCCAGGACTGATATTCTGTCCGAGGTTAAACAGTTGCACCTTGAACTGAATCTGGCCGAAGAAAATATTGAGGTAACGGAGAGAACCAGAAACTCCACTCAGGAGAGCCTTATGCTGGCGAGGGAAAGATACAGGCTCGACAGGGCTTCCGAGGTAGAGCTTGCCGAAGCGGAATCCCTCTACGCGTCAACCAACGCGACGTACATGCAGGCCCTGTACAATTTTAATATTACCGCTGCCAGGCTTGAGCGGGCCATAGGTGATTTCGATGAGTATGATAAATAA
- a CDS encoding efflux RND transporter periplasmic adaptor subunit, translating to MSMINKKTVAAIVIIALLGIFLVPRLFRSNNTGITYRTAEVDRDDVISLITASGTINPLTTIEVGTHTPGTIKNIYVDFNSEVSAGEPLAEIDPAALKTELKRAEASNKKAQADFNIADSLYRTNKELYEKRLIPKEEFDASRAGYSSALAAYEQTKVAQEIAQSNLDNTTIRSPIDGIILSKNVNPGEAVTPGGKPLFVVAERLDDMKIDTRVSEADIGIVSSGQRAFFKVDAYPNETFEGEVSQVRNDPVINNNVVTYNVVVLTENKGLKLKPGMTADVRIVVADKKDVLRVPTSALRFIPPSSANIKERPDELTESSFVWIPLGEGQIGAVQVTPGVSDDTYTEIVGGDLKEGQNVIIEAGSGAKSGSNSSLLPQPRRF from the coding sequence ATGAGTATGATAAATAAAAAGACAGTTGCGGCGATAGTGATAATCGCGTTATTGGGAATATTTCTTGTCCCACGCTTATTCAGGAGCAATAACACCGGCATAACTTACAGAACGGCCGAAGTCGACAGAGACGACGTTATTTCCCTCATCACGGCCTCGGGTACGATTAACCCCCTTACCACAATTGAGGTCGGAACGCATACCCCGGGGACGATAAAAAATATTTACGTAGATTTCAATTCGGAGGTAAGCGCGGGAGAGCCGCTTGCGGAAATAGACCCCGCTGCGCTCAAGACGGAGCTTAAGAGGGCGGAGGCCAGCAATAAAAAGGCTCAGGCGGATTTCAACATTGCCGACTCGCTCTACAGGACTAACAAGGAGCTCTACGAAAAAAGGCTGATTCCAAAAGAGGAGTTTGATGCGTCCCGGGCGGGCTATTCATCCGCTCTTGCCGCTTACGAGCAGACGAAGGTCGCTCAGGAGATTGCGCAATCGAATCTGGACAACACGACAATCAGGTCCCCCATAGACGGCATAATCCTGTCGAAAAACGTAAATCCGGGAGAGGCTGTCACTCCAGGCGGTAAGCCCCTTTTCGTCGTCGCGGAAAGACTGGACGACATGAAAATAGACACCAGGGTGAGCGAGGCGGATATAGGAATAGTGAGCAGCGGCCAAAGGGCGTTTTTCAAGGTTGACGCGTACCCCAACGAAACCTTCGAGGGAGAGGTCAGTCAGGTTAGAAACGACCCCGTAATCAACAATAACGTGGTGACCTACAACGTGGTCGTGCTCACCGAGAATAAAGGACTCAAGTTAAAACCGGGCATGACGGCTGATGTAAGGATAGTGGTAGCGGACAAAAAAGACGTCCTCAGGGTTCCCACTTCCGCGCTCAGATTCATCCCGCCCTCCTCCGCGAATATAAAGGAAAGGCCCGACGAGCTGACCGAATCTTCTTTTGTCTGGATCCCTCTCGGCGAGGGACAGATAGGAGCGGTACAGGTCACGCCCGGCGTGAGCGACGATACCTACACGGAGATCGTAGGGGGCGATTTAAAAGAGGGCCAGAATGTAATCATCGAAGCCGGGTCCGGCGCAAAATCGGGGAGCAACTCATCCCTTCTTCCGCAGCCCAGGAGATTCTGA
- a CDS encoding ABC transporter ATP-binding protein has translation MGENGKVIVTKDIHKIYNLGDVQVHALRGVSIDIDEGEFVSIMGASGSGKSTFMNIIGCLDKPTEGNYYLDDNKVSELDSDELADIRNRKIGFVFQSFNLLARTSAFENVELPMIYNNTPTKKRAALACEALSRVGLDGRESHLPSQLSGGQQQRVAIARAIVNEPSIILADEPTGNLDSQTSAEIMDIFQALNEQGKTIIIITHEHDIAEYAERIVVFRDGCVFEEKRKGSRN, from the coding sequence ATGGGTGAAAACGGCAAAGTCATCGTAACGAAAGACATCCACAAGATATATAACCTCGGGGACGTGCAGGTCCACGCACTTAGAGGCGTTTCGATCGACATCGATGAAGGGGAATTCGTATCGATTATGGGAGCCTCGGGCTCAGGCAAGAGCACATTTATGAACATAATCGGCTGCCTGGATAAGCCGACCGAGGGGAATTATTATCTGGATGACAATAAAGTTTCGGAACTCGATAGTGACGAACTGGCCGATATAAGGAACAGGAAAATCGGATTCGTCTTCCAGAGCTTTAACCTCCTGGCCAGAACCTCAGCTTTTGAGAACGTAGAGCTTCCAATGATCTACAACAATACGCCGACAAAAAAGAGGGCGGCGCTTGCCTGCGAGGCGTTATCACGGGTCGGTCTCGACGGGAGGGAGAGCCATCTCCCGTCGCAGCTTTCGGGCGGGCAGCAGCAGCGGGTCGCAATAGCCCGGGCAATAGTCAATGAACCGAGCATAATTCTCGCGGACGAGCCTACCGGTAATCTCGATTCCCAAACGAGCGCGGAGATAATGGATATATTCCAGGCGCTGAACGAACAGGGAAAAACGATAATCATAATCACACACGAACACGATATCGCGGAGTACGCGGAGAGAATCGTAGTTTTCAGGGACGGATGCGTGTTCGAAGAAAAAAGAAAAGGGAGCCGGAATTAA
- a CDS encoding ABC transporter permease, with protein MNFLAALKVSYRAIKTNKIRSMLTTLGIIIGVAAVISLVALTQGANRMIEEQLTSLGGKSLFINPGKRGVGVQESAITLTADDARAIEELSTVKYVSPMLDAPEQIVWGNRDWFTVVVGTSPDFVFINDWYTESGVFFNHEDVERVENVCVLGKTVVNNLFGYRDPVGKTVRIGKNSFRVIGVMSSLGQTTGGRDQDDIVLVPYTTFQKRVLGTDSLETISVSVQKPADIPVAESQIKVLLRQRHKIGPEEEDNFYIKSQFSVIQRIFTISNIMTVLLGSIASISLIVGGIGIMNIMLVSVGERTREIGIRMAVGAKQRDILAQFLIEAIMLSLVGGLIGISVGVVGSKIASSFTGWQSVISIESVLLSFGFAALIGIFFGIYPARKASKLDPIEALRYE; from the coding sequence ATGAATTTCCTAGCAGCCCTTAAGGTTTCGTACAGAGCCATAAAAACCAATAAAATCAGGTCGATGCTTACGACTCTGGGAATAATAATAGGAGTCGCCGCAGTCATATCCTTAGTAGCTCTCACGCAGGGCGCAAACAGGATGATAGAAGAGCAGCTTACCAGCCTCGGGGGCAAATCGCTTTTTATCAACCCGGGGAAAAGGGGCGTCGGGGTGCAGGAAAGCGCGATCACGCTTACGGCCGATGACGCCAGGGCCATAGAAGAATTGAGCACGGTGAAATACGTCTCCCCCATGCTAGATGCGCCGGAGCAAATTGTATGGGGCAACAGGGACTGGTTTACGGTCGTCGTCGGAACATCCCCGGACTTCGTATTTATAAACGACTGGTACACGGAATCGGGCGTTTTCTTCAACCATGAAGACGTAGAAAGGGTAGAAAACGTTTGCGTACTCGGAAAAACCGTAGTCAATAACCTGTTCGGATACAGAGACCCTGTCGGAAAGACGGTGAGAATAGGTAAAAACTCCTTCAGGGTAATAGGGGTTATGAGCTCCCTCGGACAGACGACAGGGGGAAGGGATCAGGATGACATAGTTCTCGTTCCCTACACGACGTTTCAAAAAAGAGTCCTGGGTACAGACAGCCTGGAAACGATATCCGTGTCGGTGCAGAAGCCCGCAGACATTCCGGTCGCCGAGTCCCAGATCAAGGTTCTTCTCAGGCAGAGGCATAAAATCGGCCCCGAGGAAGAAGATAATTTCTATATAAAATCCCAATTCAGCGTAATTCAGAGAATTTTCACGATTTCAAACATAATGACGGTTCTTCTCGGAAGCATAGCTTCGATTTCCCTCATAGTGGGCGGGATAGGGATCATGAATATTATGCTCGTCTCGGTAGGCGAAAGAACAAGGGAAATCGGTATCAGGATGGCGGTAGGAGCTAAACAGAGAGATATACTGGCTCAGTTTCTAATCGAGGCGATAATGTTATCGCTTGTGGGGGGACTGATAGGTATTTCAGTCGGGGTAGTAGGTTCTAAAATCGCTTCTTCGTTTACGGGATGGCAGAGCGTGATATCGATTGAGTCCGTATTACTATCCTTCGGATTCGCCGCGCTGATCGGGATTTTCTTCGGCATATACCCCGCGCGCAAGGCCTCGAAGCTCGATCCGATAGAGGCTCTGAGGTATGAGTAG
- the eno gene encoding phosphopyruvate hydratase: MAEIASVHAREILDSRGNPTVEVDISCADGSFGRAAVPSGASTGEHEAIELRDNVKKRYLGKGVEKALRNVNKIISPKIIGAEVTNQKIIDQIMIDLDGTENKSKLGANAILGVSLAAAKAASNSLGMPLYRYLGGVDANTLPVPLMNIVNGGAHADNNLDFQEFMIVPLGFNSFSEAIRAGVEVFHNLKAILRKKGYSTSVGDEGGFAPNLKSNEEAIECISEAIVKAGYKFGDGVSLALDVASSEFFKNGKYTVEGKKIGRDELIKLYGAWVDRYPIISIEDPLGEDDWKGWKTLTKELGDRVQLVGDDLFVTNTKRLRRGIKEKVANSILVKVNQIGSLTETLEAIRMAQDAGYTYIISHRSGETEDSTIADIAVATNSGQIKTGSASRSDRIAKYNQLLRIEEELGEGANYPGKSAFKT; this comes from the coding sequence GTGGCAGAAATAGCTTCAGTCCATGCAAGAGAAATTCTCGACTCAAGGGGCAACCCCACTGTTGAAGTGGATATATCATGTGCGGACGGCTCATTCGGAAGGGCCGCTGTCCCCTCGGGAGCATCTACCGGAGAGCACGAAGCTATCGAGCTGAGGGATAACGTAAAAAAGAGGTACCTGGGAAAGGGGGTCGAAAAAGCACTCAGAAACGTAAATAAAATCATCTCCCCAAAAATAATCGGCGCCGAAGTCACAAACCAGAAAATCATAGACCAAATAATGATCGATCTCGACGGCACTGAGAACAAATCGAAGCTCGGGGCAAACGCGATTCTCGGGGTTTCCCTGGCAGCGGCCAAAGCCGCATCAAACTCCCTCGGAATGCCTCTTTACAGGTACCTGGGCGGTGTTGACGCCAATACCCTCCCTGTACCGCTTATGAACATAGTAAACGGAGGAGCGCACGCGGATAACAACCTCGATTTTCAGGAATTCATGATTGTTCCCCTCGGATTTAATTCCTTTTCCGAGGCGATCAGAGCCGGGGTGGAGGTATTTCACAACCTGAAGGCTATATTGCGTAAAAAGGGTTATTCGACCTCAGTCGGAGACGAGGGGGGATTCGCCCCCAATCTGAAATCAAACGAGGAAGCCATAGAATGCATATCAGAGGCCATAGTGAAAGCGGGCTACAAGTTTGGAGACGGCGTCTCTCTTGCGCTCGATGTCGCGTCGAGCGAGTTCTTTAAAAACGGGAAATATACCGTAGAAGGCAAGAAGATAGGGAGGGACGAGCTGATTAAACTTTACGGCGCCTGGGTAGACAGATATCCGATTATCTCCATAGAGGACCCTCTCGGCGAGGACGACTGGAAAGGATGGAAAACATTGACAAAGGAGCTCGGAGACAGGGTACAGCTGGTGGGGGACGACCTTTTTGTCACGAATACAAAGAGACTCAGGAGGGGTATAAAGGAAAAAGTCGCGAATTCCATTCTCGTAAAAGTCAATCAGATAGGGTCGCTCACGGAGACTCTCGAAGCCATAAGGATGGCACAGGACGCGGGATATACATATATCATATCCCACCGCTCCGGAGAGACCGAGGATTCCACGATCGCGGACATAGCTGTAGCCACCAATTCGGGACAAATCAAGACCGGCTCTGCTTCCAGAAGCGACCGTATCGCAAAGTACAATCAGCTCTTAAGGATTGAGGAGGAACTTGGAGAAGGGGCGAATTACCCGGGAAAGTCGGCTTTCAAAACCTAG